In Nocardioides sp., the following proteins share a genomic window:
- a CDS encoding DUF881 domain-containing protein — protein MADGRAPADVVTRDASPHDIARMPLLERIAYETLDRDYDLAATRRANSGTERAGPQLVLRIATLVAVGVVLAVAVTQTAQQSVDEQESRPILIERVQAQRDSLAGIQSGNAELRSQIATEGTRGQAADRDANAMEQEAAGVAARTGFRAVTGPALKITVNSPEGAAPRDSVRDADLALLVNALWTAGAEAIAINGQRMTPLTYIKNSGDVVHVNSRPLTPPYVVAAIGDSGTLAARLLEAPTGVRFLDYARLLDFTVTQEQVKSLRLGAVTAPQLRTVRLGVRGDVPLPETQGVMP, from the coding sequence ATGGCTGACGGTCGCGCACCGGCCGACGTCGTCACTCGCGACGCCTCCCCGCACGACATTGCCCGGATGCCGTTGCTGGAACGGATCGCGTACGAGACCCTCGATCGCGACTACGACCTCGCCGCCACGCGCAGGGCCAACTCCGGCACCGAGCGAGCCGGGCCGCAACTGGTGCTGCGCATCGCGACGCTGGTCGCTGTCGGCGTGGTGCTCGCCGTCGCCGTCACGCAGACGGCGCAGCAGTCCGTCGACGAGCAGGAGAGCAGGCCGATCCTGATCGAACGCGTACAGGCTCAACGTGACAGCCTGGCAGGGATCCAGTCCGGCAACGCCGAACTCCGCTCGCAGATCGCCACGGAGGGTACGCGTGGTCAGGCGGCCGACCGAGACGCCAACGCCATGGAGCAGGAAGCCGCTGGGGTGGCTGCGCGCACCGGCTTCCGCGCCGTCACCGGTCCTGCGCTGAAGATCACGGTGAACAGTCCCGAAGGTGCCGCGCCCCGTGATTCCGTACGCGACGCCGACCTCGCGCTGTTGGTCAACGCCTTGTGGACCGCGGGCGCGGAGGCCATCGCGATCAACGGTCAGCGAATGACGCCGCTGACCTATATCAAGAACAGTGGCGACGTCGTCCACGTCAACTCCCGACCCCTGACGCCTCCTTATGTGGTTGCGGCGATCGGGGATTCCGGCACGCTGGCGGCCCGGCTTCTGGAGGCCCCCACGGGTGTCCGCTTCCTCGACTACGCGCGACTGCTGGATTTCACGGTCACCCAGGAGCAGGTCAAGAGTTTGCGTCTGGGTGCCGTGACGGCTCCGCAGCTGCGTACGGTGCGCCTCGGCGTACGCGGGGACGTACCGTTGCCCGAGACCCAAGGAGTGATGCCGTGA
- a CDS encoding DUF881 domain-containing protein has product MAQTAVEPTVAGFTFGGAEVTSPFVIDAIGDPATLREGVTFFRGPVGAMEESGATVTLREFSNLDIREVRQPIKPEYAEPDDS; this is encoded by the coding sequence ATCGCGCAGACCGCGGTCGAGCCCACTGTTGCGGGCTTCACCTTCGGCGGCGCCGAGGTGACCTCCCCGTTCGTGATCGACGCCATCGGCGACCCCGCGACCCTGCGTGAAGGCGTCACCTTCTTTCGCGGTCCGGTGGGGGCGATGGAGGAGAGCGGAGCCACCGTCACGCTCAGGGAGTTCAGCAACCTGGACATCCGTGAGGTCCGTCAGCCGATCAAACCCGAATACGCCGAGCCAGACGATTCCTGA
- a CDS encoding FHA domain-containing protein codes for MPFCTACGNRNPDDAKFCAQCGTKLVSPSQEPAPDATATITFGAPEQVDTSDRALNPVDAAAVDALPSGHALLIVQRGPGAGSRFLLDLDVVHAGRHPDSEIFLDDVTVSRRHAEFHRTGTAFAVRDVGSLNGTYVNRDRIDSVDLRDGDEVQVGKYRLVFFTGPGR; via the coding sequence ATGCCGTTCTGCACCGCTTGCGGTAATCGCAACCCCGACGACGCGAAGTTCTGCGCGCAATGCGGCACCAAACTGGTGTCGCCCTCGCAGGAGCCCGCTCCGGATGCGACGGCCACGATCACCTTCGGCGCACCCGAGCAGGTCGACACCTCCGACCGCGCCCTCAACCCCGTGGATGCCGCGGCGGTCGACGCGCTTCCCAGCGGGCACGCGTTGCTGATCGTGCAGCGAGGTCCGGGGGCAGGCAGCAGGTTCCTGCTCGACCTCGACGTGGTGCACGCCGGGCGGCACCCGGACAGCGAGATCTTCCTCGACGACGTCACGGTGTCGCGCCGCCACGCGGAGTTCCACCGCACGGGCACGGCCTTCGCCGTGCGCGATGTCGGCAGCCTCAACGGGACCTACGTCAACCGGGACCGCATCGACTCGGTCGACCTGCGCGACGGGGACGAGGTGCAGGTCGGCAAGTACCGCCTGGTGTTCTTCACCGGTCCGGGGCGCTGA
- a CDS encoding small basic family protein, with amino-acid sequence MIAVLGLVLGVVLGVFLDPSVPPSLLPYLPIAVVAALDAVFGGLRALLEGKFDDKVFVVSFVSNVVIAAAIVFMGDKLGVGGQLSTGVIVVLGIRIFSNVAAIRRHLFHA; translated from the coding sequence GTGATCGCCGTGCTCGGTCTGGTGCTGGGGGTGGTGTTGGGAGTCTTCCTCGACCCCTCCGTGCCCCCCTCGTTGCTGCCCTACCTGCCGATAGCAGTCGTGGCCGCGCTCGATGCCGTGTTCGGGGGCCTGCGGGCGCTCTTGGAAGGCAAGTTCGACGACAAGGTCTTCGTGGTGTCGTTCGTCAGCAACGTGGTGATCGCTGCCGCGATCGTGTTCATGGGCGACAAGCTCGGGGTCGGCGGGCAACTGTCCACCGGCGTCATCGTGGTGCTCGGGATCCGGATCTTCTCCAACGTCGCGGCCATCCGGAGGCATCTCTTCCATGCCTGA
- the gcvH gene encoding glycine cleavage system protein GcvH yields the protein MYPDDLSYTAEHEWVREAADGVVRVGITEYAQDALGDIVFVSLPAVGDALSGGDTCGELESTKSVSDIYAPVSGEVVAINDALEGTPEVVNSDPYGEGWLFDVKLSDPSALEGLMSAADYQASL from the coding sequence TTGTACCCAGATGACTTGTCTTACACCGCCGAGCACGAGTGGGTCCGCGAGGCTGCGGATGGGGTCGTACGCGTGGGCATCACCGAATACGCCCAAGACGCTCTGGGTGACATCGTCTTCGTGAGCCTGCCTGCCGTCGGCGACGCGCTTTCGGGTGGCGACACCTGCGGCGAACTGGAGTCGACGAAGTCGGTGAGCGACATCTACGCGCCCGTCTCGGGTGAGGTCGTCGCGATCAACGATGCGCTGGAGGGGACCCCTGAGGTGGTGAACAGTGACCCGTACGGCGAGGGCTGGCTGTTCGACGTCAAGCTCTCCGACCCGTCCGCACTGGAGGGCCTGATGTCCGCTGCGGACTATCAAGCCTCCCTCTAG
- a CDS encoding TldD/PmbA family protein, with protein MASVDPTFLELPLRSLSQIALARAAELGATHADFRMERIRGQRIGVRDGGVQGISDSEDLGFAVRVIHHGAWGFAAGVVLDEAEAPRVAETAVRVAEVASGMTTAPVQIAPEPTYDDLAWVSAYDIDPFEVSTSEKSARLVEWTRRLLDHPTVQHASASLSQVHECKFYADLTGTTLTQQRIRLMPTFEAMGADADSGVFDSMTSIAPPAGRGWEYVADNEHWDWDAEIAEVPDLLDEKLRAPSVTPGTYDLVIHPSNLWLTIHESIGHATELDRALGYEANYAGTSFATYDQLGSLRYGSELLNVTGDRTVEHGLATIGWDDEGVQTQAWDIVRDGILVGYQLDRVMGHAKPELNGGRSNGCAYADSPGHIPIQRMANVSLQPAEDGPSTEQLIAEVEDGLYVVGDKSWSIDMQRYNFQFTGQRFFKITDGRLDGQVRDAAYQATTTDFWGSMDAVGGPDTWLLGGAFNCGKAQPGQVAAVSHGAPTARFRGVRILNTQDEAGH; from the coding sequence ATGGCCTCGGTTGATCCCACCTTCTTGGAGTTGCCCCTGCGGAGCCTCAGCCAGATCGCGCTGGCCCGGGCGGCCGAACTCGGCGCCACCCACGCCGACTTCCGGATGGAACGGATTCGCGGTCAGCGCATCGGAGTGCGCGATGGTGGCGTGCAAGGGATCTCCGACAGTGAGGACCTGGGCTTCGCGGTGCGCGTCATCCACCACGGGGCCTGGGGTTTCGCTGCCGGCGTCGTGCTGGACGAGGCCGAGGCTCCCCGCGTGGCCGAGACGGCCGTCCGCGTTGCCGAAGTAGCCAGCGGCATGACCACTGCCCCGGTGCAGATCGCGCCCGAGCCGACGTACGACGACCTGGCTTGGGTGTCTGCCTATGACATCGACCCGTTCGAGGTGTCAACGAGCGAGAAGTCGGCTCGTCTGGTCGAGTGGACCCGCCGTCTGCTGGATCACCCGACCGTGCAACATGCCAGTGCGTCGCTCTCGCAGGTGCACGAGTGCAAGTTCTATGCCGACCTGACCGGCACCACCCTGACTCAGCAGCGGATCAGGCTGATGCCGACCTTCGAGGCGATGGGCGCCGATGCCGACAGCGGGGTGTTCGACTCGATGACCTCCATCGCACCCCCGGCGGGGCGCGGGTGGGAGTACGTCGCGGACAACGAGCACTGGGACTGGGACGCCGAGATCGCCGAGGTGCCGGATCTGCTCGACGAGAAGCTCCGTGCGCCGAGTGTGACCCCGGGGACCTACGACCTGGTCATTCACCCCTCCAATCTGTGGCTGACCATCCATGAGTCGATCGGACACGCGACCGAGCTCGATCGGGCGTTGGGCTACGAAGCCAACTACGCGGGCACGTCGTTCGCGACCTACGACCAGCTCGGCTCACTGCGCTATGGCTCCGAGTTGTTGAACGTCACGGGTGATCGCACCGTCGAACACGGTCTGGCGACGATCGGATGGGATGACGAGGGTGTCCAGACTCAGGCGTGGGACATCGTTCGCGACGGCATCCTGGTGGGCTACCAACTCGATCGGGTGATGGGCCACGCCAAACCCGAACTCAACGGCGGACGCTCCAACGGTTGTGCGTACGCCGACTCTCCCGGTCACATCCCCATCCAGCGGATGGCCAACGTGTCTTTGCAACCTGCTGAGGACGGGCCTAGCACCGAGCAGCTCATCGCCGAGGTCGAGGACGGCCTCTATGTCGTGGGAGACAAGTCCTGGTCGATCGACATGCAGCGCTACAACTTCCAGTTCACCGGCCAGCGCTTCTTCAAGATCACCGACGGCCGCCTGGACGGGCAGGTACGAGACGCCGCCTACCAGGCCACCACCACCGACTTCTGGGGCTCGATGGACGCCGTGGGGGGACCCGACACATGGCTCCTGGGCGGTGCCTTCAACTGCGGGAAGGCGCAGCCGGGTCAGGTCGCCGCGGTCAGTCACGGCGCGCCCACCGCACGATTCCGCGGCGTACGAATCCTCAACACCCAAGACGAGGCGGGCCACTGA
- a CDS encoding MerR family transcriptional regulator yields the protein MLEQLRADFTGISIPKIRYLEAEGLITPERTPSGYRKFTAEDVERLRYVLRMQRDHYLPLKVIGEHLDAMDRGLEPPPIESVVPTVPKVRLAEDGLPSAESFLRQSDVRLSRRELMKIAEIDANLLEQLEAYGLVRPIPGTAHFDPDALIVAQSARELADFGFEPRHLRAFKTAADREVGLVEQVVAPLQSGRDSAARGRADDTISQIAALSVRLHATLVKTGLRRR from the coding sequence GTGCTGGAGCAGTTGCGTGCGGACTTCACCGGGATCTCGATCCCCAAGATCCGCTATCTCGAAGCCGAGGGCCTGATTACGCCCGAGCGGACCCCCTCGGGCTACCGCAAGTTCACGGCCGAGGACGTCGAGAGGTTGCGGTATGTGCTGCGCATGCAGCGCGATCACTATCTGCCCCTGAAGGTGATCGGGGAGCACCTGGACGCGATGGATCGCGGGCTGGAGCCGCCGCCCATCGAGTCGGTTGTCCCGACTGTGCCCAAGGTGCGTTTGGCCGAGGACGGCCTGCCCAGCGCGGAGAGTTTCCTGCGCCAAAGCGACGTACGCCTCTCGCGCCGCGAGTTGATGAAGATCGCCGAGATCGACGCGAATCTGCTGGAGCAGTTGGAGGCCTACGGCCTGGTGCGCCCGATCCCGGGCACCGCACACTTCGACCCGGATGCGCTGATCGTGGCGCAGTCCGCACGCGAATTGGCCGACTTCGGTTTCGAGCCCCGTCACCTTCGTGCGTTCAAGACGGCAGCTGATCGTGAGGTGGGCCTGGTGGAGCAGGTCGTCGCACCGTTGCAGAGCGGTCGCGACAGCGCCGCGCGAGGTCGCGCCGACGACACGATCTCGCAGATCGCCGCGCTGTCCGTACGACTGCACGCCACGTTGGTCAAGACCGGACTTCGTCGTCGCTGA
- a CDS encoding bifunctional nuclease family protein: protein MREVDVIGVRVEMPSNQPIVLLREVTGERYLPIWIGAVEATAIAFAQQGVTPPRPLTHDLLKNILDATDNALDRVEITDVKDGVFFATLRFGSGAEVSARPSDSIALALRTGTRIWVADEVLLEAGLDVPAEQEDEVEKFREFLDQVSADDFEEGPEGSPSS from the coding sequence GTGCGTGAGGTCGATGTCATCGGAGTGAGGGTCGAGATGCCCTCCAACCAGCCCATCGTGTTGCTGCGCGAAGTGACGGGCGAGCGCTATCTGCCGATCTGGATCGGCGCAGTCGAGGCGACCGCGATCGCGTTCGCTCAGCAGGGCGTCACCCCGCCGCGCCCGCTGACGCACGACCTGCTCAAGAACATCCTGGACGCCACCGACAACGCCTTGGATCGCGTCGAGATCACCGACGTCAAGGACGGGGTCTTCTTCGCGACGCTGCGGTTTGGCTCTGGGGCCGAGGTCAGCGCCCGTCCCTCGGACTCGATCGCGCTCGCGTTGCGCACCGGAACTCGCATCTGGGTCGCCGACGAGGTGCTGCTCGAGGCCGGGCTGGACGTACCTGCCGAGCAGGAGGACGAGGTCGAGAAGTTCCGCGAGTTCCTCGATCAGGTGTCCGCAGACGACTTCGAGGAAGGGCCCGAAGGCTCACCCTCAAGTTGA
- the gcvP gene encoding aminomethyl-transferring glycine dehydrogenase codes for MTDQPYVLADLETGAAHAFSRRHIGVTQDDVATMLQTLGYESLEALMQTAVPASIAMAESLNLPGPASEDAVAKELRALAAANRPGESMIGLGYSGTITPPVIRRNVLEDPSWYTAYTPYQPEISQGRLEALLNFQTMIADLAGLALAGSSLLDEGTAAAEAMTLIRRADRKATGAFVVDADALPQTLEVVRTRARGLGIEVVVADLTEGLPEGDLCGVLVQYPGASGRISDPRPVIEAIHERGGMAVVAADLLALTLLEAPGALGADVVVGSSQRFGVPLFYGGPHAGFMAVRSGLERHLPGRLVGVSVDAEGRPAYRLALQTREQHIRRDKATSNICTAQVLLAVAASMYAVYHGPDGLRAIARMTHGYASLLAQTLSAGGYEVGQDAFFDTFTVAAPGRASDIVASARTLGVHLRLVDADTVGISTSETTTRSTLASVLKAFGLSADLSTTNPGVRLPDSLLRQTDFLTHPVFHEHRSETQMLRYLRKLSARDYALDRGMIPLGSCTMKLNATTEMEPISLPGFADVHPFVPAQDATGYAKLIGDLEGWLAEVTGYDRVSIQPNAGSQGELSGLLAIRGYHQANGDEGRDVILIPSSAHGTNAASAVMAGLRVVVVKAAEDGSVDLDDLRAKCEQHAETLAGIMVTYPSTHGVYEETITELCDLVHAAGGQVYVDGANLNALLGYARPGRFGGDVSHLNLHKTFCIPHGGGGPGVGPVAVRTHLAPYLPSHEQHPDEAKRAGIGAISAAPYGSAGILAITWAYIRLMGASGLTRATATAVLSANYIAKRLGQAFPVLYTGDNGLVAHECILDLRGLTKDTGVTVDDVAKRLVDYGFHSPTMSFPVAGTLMVEPTESEDLREIDRFCEAMLAIRDEIDQVAAGTYSAEESPLRNAPHTSRALVGEWDRAYDRTLGVFPSGIDPDKYWPPVARIDQAYGDRNLVCACPPPEAFAD; via the coding sequence ATGACCGATCAGCCGTACGTTCTCGCCGACCTGGAGACCGGCGCCGCCCACGCCTTCTCACGGCGTCACATCGGCGTCACCCAAGACGATGTCGCCACGATGCTCCAGACGCTCGGATACGAGTCACTCGAAGCGCTGATGCAGACGGCAGTCCCCGCCAGCATCGCCATGGCTGAGTCGCTGAACCTGCCCGGCCCGGCCTCGGAAGACGCCGTCGCCAAGGAACTGCGCGCGCTCGCGGCGGCGAATCGGCCAGGTGAGTCCATGATCGGTCTCGGCTACTCCGGCACGATCACTCCTCCGGTGATCCGGCGCAACGTACTGGAGGACCCGTCGTGGTACACCGCCTACACGCCCTACCAGCCGGAGATCTCCCAAGGCCGGCTCGAAGCGCTGCTCAACTTCCAGACGATGATCGCCGACCTTGCTGGCCTGGCTTTGGCAGGGTCGTCGCTGCTTGACGAGGGCACCGCTGCAGCCGAGGCGATGACGCTGATCCGGCGAGCAGACCGCAAAGCCACCGGCGCGTTCGTCGTCGACGCCGACGCACTCCCGCAGACGCTCGAAGTCGTACGCACCCGGGCCCGGGGGCTCGGGATCGAGGTCGTCGTCGCAGACCTGACCGAGGGCCTGCCGGAGGGGGACCTGTGCGGTGTGCTCGTGCAATATCCCGGTGCTTCGGGTCGCATCAGCGACCCCCGGCCGGTGATCGAGGCGATCCACGAGCGCGGCGGCATGGCGGTGGTTGCGGCCGACCTGCTGGCCTTGACGCTGTTGGAGGCACCGGGGGCACTCGGCGCCGATGTGGTGGTCGGTTCGTCGCAACGTTTCGGAGTGCCGTTGTTCTACGGCGGCCCGCACGCGGGATTCATGGCCGTACGGTCCGGGTTGGAGCGGCACCTGCCCGGTCGCCTGGTCGGCGTCAGCGTGGACGCGGAGGGGCGGCCGGCGTACCGCCTGGCACTGCAGACCCGCGAGCAGCACATCCGCCGCGACAAGGCGACGTCCAACATCTGCACCGCGCAGGTCCTGCTGGCGGTCGCTGCCTCGATGTACGCGGTCTATCACGGGCCGGACGGCCTACGCGCGATCGCGCGGATGACCCACGGCTACGCCTCCCTACTCGCCCAGACGCTGAGCGCCGGTGGGTACGAGGTCGGGCAGGATGCCTTCTTCGACACCTTCACCGTGGCGGCACCGGGTCGCGCGAGCGACATCGTCGCGAGCGCTCGTACGCTCGGCGTGCACCTTCGTCTCGTCGACGCGGACACGGTCGGCATCTCCACATCCGAGACGACGACCCGCTCCACTCTTGCCTCGGTGCTCAAAGCGTTCGGGCTCAGCGCCGATCTGAGCACCACGAACCCGGGCGTACGCCTGCCCGACTCGCTGCTGCGACAGACCGACTTCCTGACCCACCCGGTGTTCCACGAGCATCGCAGTGAGACCCAGATGCTGCGCTACCTGCGCAAGCTTTCCGCGCGTGACTACGCGCTCGACCGCGGCATGATCCCGCTCGGTTCGTGCACGATGAAGCTCAACGCCACCACCGAGATGGAGCCGATCAGCCTGCCGGGTTTCGCCGACGTGCACCCGTTCGTACCGGCTCAGGACGCCACCGGCTATGCCAAGTTGATCGGCGATCTGGAGGGTTGGTTGGCTGAGGTCACCGGCTATGACCGAGTCTCGATTCAGCCCAACGCGGGCTCGCAGGGTGAGTTGTCGGGCCTGCTGGCGATCCGTGGCTACCACCAGGCCAACGGCGACGAGGGGCGTGATGTCATCTTGATCCCGTCCTCGGCACACGGCACCAACGCGGCATCGGCCGTGATGGCCGGACTCCGTGTGGTCGTGGTCAAGGCGGCCGAGGACGGATCGGTGGATCTGGACGACCTGCGCGCCAAGTGTGAGCAGCACGCCGAGACATTGGCCGGAATCATGGTGACGTATCCGTCGACGCACGGCGTCTACGAGGAGACCATCACCGAGTTGTGCGACCTCGTGCACGCGGCGGGGGGCCAGGTGTATGTCGACGGTGCCAACCTCAACGCGCTGCTCGGCTACGCGCGCCCAGGTCGGTTCGGCGGCGACGTATCCCACCTCAACCTGCACAAGACCTTCTGCATCCCGCACGGTGGCGGCGGTCCGGGTGTCGGTCCGGTCGCGGTTCGCACGCACCTGGCGCCGTACCTTCCCTCACACGAGCAGCACCCCGACGAGGCGAAGCGCGCTGGCATCGGTGCCATCAGCGCGGCACCGTACGGTTCCGCAGGCATCCTGGCCATCACGTGGGCCTACATCCGGTTGATGGGAGCCTCGGGGCTGACCCGCGCGACCGCGACTGCGGTGCTGAGCGCCAACTACATCGCCAAGCGGCTCGGTCAGGCCTTCCCGGTGCTGTACACCGGCGACAACGGTCTGGTTGCTCACGAGTGCATCCTCGATCTGCGCGGCCTTACCAAGGACACCGGTGTCACGGTCGACGACGTCGCCAAGCGGCTCGTCGACTACGGTTTCCACTCGCCCACCATGTCGTTCCCCGTCGCGGGCACGCTGATGGTCGAACCCACCGAGTCCGAAGACCTGCGCGAGATCGACCGGTTCTGCGAGGCGATGCTGGCCATCCGTGACGAGATCGACCAGGTGGCTGCCGGGACCTACTCGGCCGAAGAGTCGCCGCTGCGCAACGCCCCGCACACCTCGCGGGCACTCGTGGGCGAGTGGGATCGCGCGTACGACCGGACGCTGGGCGTCTTCCCCTCGGGGATCGATCCGGACAAGTACTGGCCGCCCGTGGCGCGCATCGATCAGGCGTACGGCGACCGGAATCTGGTCTGCGCCTGCCCGCCTCCGGAGGCGTTCGCCGACTGA
- a CDS encoding MerR family transcriptional regulator → MNEVDGVTTAAAESAEEQGLLFTDDVSPLPSDLGYRGPTACNAAGITYRQLDYWARTGLVEPTVRGAKGSGSQRLYSFRDILILKVIKRLLDAGISLQQIRTAVQFLHDRGTDDLTRVTLMSDGVSVYECTSNDEVIDLLSGGQGVFGIAIGGVWREIEGSLAELPSERTADVTDTVAAPAAGDELAARRAARNVG, encoded by the coding sequence GTGAACGAGGTGGACGGCGTCACGACCGCTGCGGCCGAGTCCGCCGAGGAGCAGGGACTGCTCTTCACCGACGACGTCTCACCCCTGCCCAGTGACCTCGGCTATCGGGGTCCGACCGCGTGCAACGCGGCTGGCATCACCTATCGCCAGCTTGACTACTGGGCGCGTACGGGGCTCGTCGAGCCCACCGTACGTGGCGCCAAGGGCTCAGGTTCCCAGCGGCTTTATTCGTTCCGCGACATCTTGATCCTCAAGGTGATCAAGCGGCTGCTCGACGCGGGGATCTCGTTGCAGCAGATCCGCACCGCGGTGCAGTTCCTGCACGACCGCGGCACCGATGACCTGACCCGCGTCACGCTGATGAGCGACGGCGTCTCGGTGTACGAGTGCACCAGCAACGACGAGGTCATCGACCTGCTCTCAGGGGGCCAGGGCGTGTTCGGCATCGCGATCGGGGGAGTGTGGCGCGAGATCGAGGGCTCGCTGGCCGAACTGCCGTCCGAGCGCACCGCCGACGTCACCGACACCGTTGCCGCACCGGCAGCCGGCGATGAGCTCGCCGCTCGTCGCGCCGCCCGCAACGTGGGCTGA
- a CDS encoding CDP-alcohol phosphatidyltransferase family protein: MIDTGARTSRVWTIPNVISMTRLLGVPLFLWLVLGPEADGWALVVLMVSGVTDWLDGYLARRLNQWSTLGQILDPVADRLYILAVVVGLALRDIIPWWVAVILPLRDLLLWVLVPFLRTRGYSALPVHFLGKAATFNLLYAFPLLLLGDGTGAMATLANVFGWAFALWGIGLYWWAGILYAYQVVVLLRESEPLPAAERHG, translated from the coding sequence GTGATCGACACCGGAGCGCGTACGTCTCGCGTCTGGACGATCCCCAACGTGATCAGCATGACCCGCCTGCTCGGCGTGCCACTGTTCTTGTGGTTGGTTCTCGGTCCCGAAGCCGACGGCTGGGCTCTGGTCGTCTTGATGGTCTCGGGTGTGACCGACTGGCTCGACGGCTACCTGGCACGACGACTTAACCAATGGTCCACGCTGGGCCAGATCCTGGACCCTGTCGCCGACCGCCTCTACATCCTGGCGGTGGTGGTGGGTCTGGCATTGCGCGACATCATCCCGTGGTGGGTAGCCGTGATCTTGCCGCTGCGCGATCTGCTGCTGTGGGTCCTCGTGCCGTTCTTGCGCACCCGGGGCTACAGCGCACTGCCGGTGCACTTCCTCGGCAAGGCCGCCACCTTCAATCTTCTGTACGCGTTCCCGCTGCTGCTGCTCGGTGACGGCACCGGCGCCATGGCGACGCTGGCCAACGTGTTCGGCTGGGCCTTCGCGTTGTGGGGGATCGGGCTGTATTGGTGGGCCGGGATCCTGTACGCGTATCAGGTCGTGGTGTTGCTGCGCGAGAGCGAGCCCCTGCCCGCCGCGGAGCGCCATGGCTGA
- a CDS encoding metallopeptidase TldD-related protein: MTTTPQDLVEVALAATSADDCLAIATNEVSANLRWANNTLTTNGVMHGLTLTVISFVRQGGGVSAGSVTGSVTTPEQARALVAAADSAARSAGAAEDAAELVSGDASPAWSEPPAQTGIDVFADFAPHLGEAFGVATAADRVLYGFVDHRVQTTYLGSTTGLRLRHAQPTGHYACTGKPGDLSRSAWVGGATLDFTDVDPLAMEQSLARRLAWGSRQIELPAGRYDTILPPSSVADLMIDAYWYAGARTAADGQSVYSRPGGGTRLGEALTKAGVSLFSDPAYPGLECAGFNTASTSDNEQSVFDNGLPLGRTPWIENGVLRSLIQTRQSADLTGQPVTPYVDNLILDAGGSGSLDDLVRGTERGLLLTCLWYIREVDPQTLLLTGLTRDGVYLIEDGAITGEVNNFRWNESPIDLLNRFTHASAPERSFSREWGDDYFNRTATPALRIPDFNMSSVSQAR, translated from the coding sequence ATGACCACCACACCCCAGGACCTCGTCGAGGTCGCGCTGGCCGCCACCTCGGCCGACGACTGCCTCGCGATCGCGACCAACGAGGTCTCGGCCAATCTCCGTTGGGCCAACAACACCCTGACCACCAACGGCGTGATGCACGGGCTGACCCTCACCGTCATTTCGTTCGTACGCCAAGGTGGCGGGGTCAGCGCCGGATCGGTCACCGGCAGCGTCACCACGCCCGAGCAGGCGCGAGCATTGGTGGCTGCCGCCGACTCTGCGGCGCGATCGGCGGGTGCGGCCGAGGATGCGGCCGAGCTGGTGTCAGGCGACGCCTCCCCAGCCTGGTCAGAGCCGCCCGCCCAGACCGGCATCGACGTGTTCGCGGACTTCGCACCCCACCTGGGTGAGGCGTTCGGTGTGGCTACGGCGGCGGACCGGGTGCTCTACGGCTTCGTGGATCACCGGGTGCAGACCACCTACCTCGGCTCGACGACCGGTCTGCGGCTGCGTCACGCCCAGCCGACCGGGCACTACGCGTGCACCGGCAAACCCGGTGACCTCAGTCGCAGCGCCTGGGTCGGTGGCGCCACCCTCGACTTCACCGACGTCGATCCGTTGGCGATGGAGCAGTCGCTGGCGCGTCGGCTGGCCTGGGGGTCGCGCCAGATCGAGCTGCCGGCCGGGCGCTACGACACGATCCTGCCGCCGAGTTCGGTCGCCGACCTGATGATCGATGCCTACTGGTATGCCGGTGCGCGCACCGCGGCCGACGGCCAGTCGGTGTATAGCCGCCCCGGTGGCGGCACCCGGCTGGGCGAGGCATTGACCAAAGCGGGTGTCTCGCTCTTCTCCGACCCCGCCTACCCCGGCCTGGAGTGCGCCGGCTTCAACACCGCCTCGACGTCGGACAACGAGCAATCGGTGTTCGACAACGGGCTCCCTCTCGGCCGAACCCCGTGGATCGAGAACGGCGTGCTGCGCTCCCTGATCCAGACACGGCAGTCGGCTGACCTCACTGGCCAGCCCGTCACGCCGTACGTCGACAATCTGATTCTCGACGCGGGCGGATCAGGGTCTCTCGACGATCTGGTACGCGGCACGGAGCGCGGACTGCTGCTGACCTGTTTGTGGTACATCCGCGAGGTCGATCCGCAAACTCTCCTGCTTACCGGGCTCACCCGCGACGGCGTCTACCTGATCGAGGACGGTGCGATCACCGGCGAGGTCAACAACTTCCGTTGGAACGAATCCCCGATCGATCTGCTGAACCGGTTCACGCATGCCTCTGCGCCGGAGCGGAGTTTCAGCCGCGAATGGGGCGACGACTACTTCAACCGCACCGCCACGCCGGCGCTGCGGATCCCCGACTTCAACATGTCCAGCGTGAGCCAGGCCCGCTGA